Genomic window (Paraburkholderia phenazinium):
CGCCGACCACCTCGACGCCGCGACGCTCGTCGGGGCCGAGGCAGTTCGCGGCCGCGTCGCCGATCGCCCGCGACACGTCGTCGTGCGACAGACGCACCGTGCCCCCGGCGAGCGGCTCGTCGGCCAGCTCGGGCTCGGGAAACCAGCTATCGAGGATCGTGCCGTCGGCGGCCACGGTCGCGAGACCGACCGCCATCGCGCCGCCCGTCTTGTGTTCACCCAATGCCATTACTCCTGTCTCCAATGAGATGCGGTGAGATCCGCCTAGTTGCCCTGCGGCGGCCTGCCCTGCTTGCCACCCCCGCCACCTCCGCCCGGCCGGCCTCCGCCTCCCGGTGGCCGGCCACCGGAGCCGCCTGAACCGCCCGGGCGCTGCCCGCCTGCGCCGGGACGCTGGCCGCCTGGGGGCTGGCCGCCCGGCGGCCTGCCGCCCGCATTACCCGGCGGCCGTCCACCCGCATTCCCCGGTGGGCGCCCGCCTGGCGGCTTGCCGCCTGGACCACCCGGCGGCGGACCGGGCGGACGTCCGGGCGGGCGTCCCGCGCCGGAATGCGGCGGGCGCGGCGGCGGGCGATGCGCCCAACGCGATTGATCGCGATACCACGGCCGCCCACGGTAATAGTTGCCCCAATACGTGCCGATCGAGAACGTGACGATAGGCAAACCGATCACCGTGCCGTAGTTCAGCACCGGCACCGGGTTACCTTGATAAGGGTAGCTGATACGGCCTGCATATACCCAGCCGCGCAGGTTCGGCAGTGCGACATCGCACCAGCTATAACCGGCCACGCAGCCCATCACCGTGACGGGTGCGCCGCCCGGCAATTGCGACACCACCGGATAGTCTCGTGCGGGCCCGGCACGAAGGTTCACCGGACCATTGGTGACGGCCTGGGTCTGCGCAAAGGCGGCAGCGGGCACGAGCAACAGACTGGTCAACCCTGCATAACAGCACTGCACGAACTGTCTTCGCATTGCGGCCTCCTGAGGTCGGGGCGGTTTTCTGATTGTCGCGGTTTGCTGGTCGCTGCGAAAGCTAGCGTACCGCATCCCGATGAACGCCGCAGGTCATTCGTGGCCGCGCAGGAAACCGTATGGGAAACATTTGGTAAGCAGATCGCAAACTCGTCCTTTTTTTGAGGTCTGCGCGATTCCAGTTCAGCCGATCATTCATCGCACACCCCGAACCCCTGTTTCGCCGGTACCGCCATGAAGATATTCCGCACTGCCACTCTCGCGAGCTTGCTGCTCATCCACCTGCCGGCCCATGCGACCAGCTTCGATTGCAACAAGGGCCGCTCGGTCCCGGAGCAATTGATCTGCCATCGAGCCGATCTGTCCACCCTCGACGACCTGCTCGGCAAGCTGTACCGTCAGGCGCGCCGCGCCGTCGCCAACCCCAAGGCGTTCCGCGCCGACAGCGACAGCAAATGGGCCTGGCGCGAAGCGAACTGCAGCGACGAAGCCTGCCTGAAAACCTGGTACACCGGGCGCATCGAAGAGTTGCAGCGCCTGCTGGCGAGCCTCCCGCAAGGCGGCCCGGCGGCTCAGCCGGACAAGCCCGACCAGCCGGCACCGGGTTCGCATGAGTTATCCCGCGACCCGGACCGGCGCGCCATCGCGCATGCGCAACCTGACGCGGGCAAGGCGGACACGGCCGACGCCGCGAACGCAGCCAGGGCGGCCACCGCAGCCAACGCAGCCACCGCAACGGTGGCCCTGCAATGCACTTCCGCCGATCCGGGCATCACCTTGCATGACCAGTGCGCGACGGTCCTGAAGCAGGACACGCGCTGGCAATATCCGCCTCACAGCGGCGACTGGTTCTGCGGACTCGCGAACGTGGCGCAGTCGCCGGCGGAACCGGTCGCCGAACCGGTCGCCGAACAGTAGGCGCGGAGCCGCGGCGCAAAAAAAGCGCGGCGGCCGTCAGGCCACCGACTCCACCGCGACGCGTTCGCACAGCGTGGCCAGGTCGATCAGCATCAAGGTGCCGCGTCCCGGCAACTCGACGGCTTCCGTCATGCCGTTGCCCCAGCCGTTGCCGAGCTGGCGCGTCAGCATGGCCGGGACCGGAATCCGGCTGCCGGACTCGATGGTCACGATGTTGTCGACCGCGTCGACCACGAGTCCGTACTTCTCGCCGCGATGTTCGACGATCAGGATCTTCGCGTGCGTCGGGTCTTCGTAGGGCGGCATGCCGTACATGGCGCGCACGTCGATCACCGTGAGGAGTTCGCGGCGCAGATGCAGCACGCCGCGCACGAAAGCGGGCGCGCCCGGCGTCGCGACGATCTCGTCCGAGTAGTCGATCACCTCGCGCAACTGGCCGATGCGCACGCCGAGCAGATGTCCGAGGCGGAACGTCACATAGGTCTCGCGCGTGCCGCCGCGCCGGTTCGAAGCCTCCGTCTGGGTTCTGTCGCGGTACAGGTCGCGATGACCCTGAGCCACGGCGGCAATCTGCGGATGCGTGCAGAGCGCATCCGGACTCAGCAGGATGATGCTGTCGCGTCCTTCGTTGCCGAGGCAACCCGCGAACAAGGCAACGTGCCGGCGGCTATAGGCGGGCATCACCATCAGTTCGTCGTCGCGGTAGCCGACGATGCTGCGCACCTCGTCGACCATCAGGCCGACATGCACGTCGTACTGGTTGAGCACCACAATGCGCCGTTCATCGGAAGCCGCGGCGTGGCCGGACGCTGTCGCGTCGTCACGTGCAAGGCCCATGAAGCGGGCAAAGTCGATCACCGGCACCGTCGTGCCGCGCAGGTTCAGCATGCCGATGCAGACCTCGTCGGCGAGCGGCGACGGATGCATGGCCGGCACGCGGATGATCTCCTGAATCGCGGCCATCGGCAGCGCGAGATGCGCCCCGGCGACGCGAAACGACACAGTCTGGCGACGCTGTGCCTGCTGCACGCGCCGCTCCGTCGCCGCGGCGCGATGATGCAACTGCGGCACGTCGGGCAAGCCAAGTAGCGCGGCTGCCGAGAGGATCTGCAGGATCCGCTCGCCGCCGTCGAGTTTCAGCGCACCGCAGATGATCGGCGGAGCGTGGTCCGTACGCTCGAACGTAGTCTTCTGCGCAGCCGGCACGCGCAGGATTTCGCCGGTCGTATCGAACTGCAGCCCCACGCGCACGTCGCCCAGTTCGACGATGGCGATCTTGCTGGCGGCGCGCGCGGTGTCGTCCGGCAAATGCAGCAACTGGCGCAGGTCGACAATGGGAATCAGCGTGCCGCGCAGATTGAAGAGTCCGAGCAGATGAGTGGGCGCAAGCGGCACCGGCGTGACGGCCGACGGATAGTTGACCACCTCCTGCAAGGCCGCGACCGGCAGCGCGAGTTCGGTCTCGCCGAGATGGAATGAGCCGAACAGTTCGACGGCAGAACTGCTCGCGGACGTAGCGTTGATATCCATGCTGAGGCCCCCGTTCAGAGCGTGCGGGTAAATTTTTTCACGGCGAACGCATGCTGATGGCAATCGATCAGCAGTTGCCTGCCGCATTCGCCACCCACATCCACATGCACCACGCGCACGCCGAGCGCTGCGAGCAACTGCTGCGCGGTGCGGACATTCTGTTCGCCGATCGGCGCGTGCGCCGGCCGGCGTTCGTAATGGACCATATTCGCGCCGCCTGCCAGCACGGCCTCCAGCGCATCGTGCGAAGCCCGTTCGACCTGCATCAAGCGGAGCAGCGAGGGAATGGCCTGAGTCACATATTTGGCGCCGTTGCCCTCGGGCCGGGTGGGTGCGTCGGGCAGCAGGCAATGCGCGAGGCCATAAATTGCGCGCTCGCGCCACAGCAGGCCAATGCCGACGCACGAGCCGAGCGTGGCGCGCAACACGTCGCGCCCCTGGCCGATGCCGATCGCGCACATATGCACCTGAATCTCGCGGACGTCGTCGGTCACGGGCGCCTCCCGTTGCGGTAGATGAGCGGCTGCTCGAACGCGAAACCCATCTCGAAGCGGCTCAACGATTCGGATTCCCCAACGATCAACACGCCCTCGGGGGCCATCGCGCGACGCACGTTTTCGAGTACCGCCTGCTGGCCGTCGGTATCGAAGTAGATCAGCACGTTGCGCAGCAGCGTGACATCCATGGCGCCGATGTCGCGCGGCGGCTCGTGCAGGTTGTACCTGCGAAAGCTCACATTCGCGCGCAACGCCGGCCCTGCGCTAAAGCCGCCGTCCGCCGCGACGAAGTATTTCGCCAGCAACTCGGGATGCGACTGCTGCAACCCGTCGATGCTGCGGCCCTGGTAGTGCGCAGCCGCTGCCTTGCGCAGGATCGCGTCGCCGATGTCCGTGGCGAGAATGCGGTAGCGGAACGCCGGATGGCGGCTGCGAAACTCCTCGCACAGCATCGCCACCGTATACGCCTCCTCCCCGCTCGACGCCGCCGCCGACCACACCCGCAAGGGCGTGTCGGCATGTGCGTCGAACCAGCGCGGCAGGAATTGCCCGGCGAAGTACTCCCAGATGCGCGGCGTGCGAAAGAACGAGGTCTCGTTGGTGGTGACCAGATCGATGAAATCGCGCACCTCGTCCGGCTTCGCCTCCAGCACGTGCAAGTAGTCCCGGTAGCCGGTGAGCGCCAGCTCGCGCAGACGCCGGCGCAAGCGGCCCTCCAGCAAGGTCCACTTGCGCTCGCTCATGGCGATGCCGGTGTGGCGCCGCACCTGGTCGAAAAACGCCCGGCGGGTCGCCTGATCGACCTCACGCTCCGTATCCACGGCGCCTCCCGCGTTAGACGACAAAGCGCGTGACCGTCTGATCGAGCGTTTCCGCGCCCTGCATCAGCGTGGCGCTGGCGCGCGCAATCGTGTCGCAGGCGCCGGCGGATTTCTCGGTCTCCTCGGCGACCTGCTGGATCGCCGCGCTGACCTCGCGAGCCGCGATGAGCTGCTCGTCCGCGCCGCAGGAAATCTCCGAGATCGCGTGCGTCGTGCGGCTCACGCCGTTGACGATCTTGTCGAACGCCTCGCCCGCCTGCTTCGAAATCTCGCTGCCCTGGGTCACCCGCTTGACCGATTCGTTGATCAGCTTCGAGATTTCCTTGGTCGCCTGCGACGAACGCTCGGCGAGCTTGCGCACTTCGTCGGCCACCACCGAGAAGCCGAGCCCGTGTTCGCCCGCACGCGCCGCCTCGATCGCCGCATTGAACGCCAGCAGGTTGGTCTGGCTGGCAATCTCGCCGATCACCTTGATGATCTCGCTGATATCTTCGGAGGACTTATTGATCAGCTCCATCGCCTCGATCGAACGGGCAATCGCCTTGGCGCCGCGCTCGGCTTCCTGCTGGGTGTCTTTGGCGAGGTTGTCGGCGCTGCGCGAATTGTCGGCAATCGAATTGATCGAAGCGGTCAGTTCCTCGATCGACGCGTTCATTTCTTCGACCGTCGCGCCGAGCAACTGCGCGCCGCTTGCCACCGTGTTGGCGCGCCCGGCGATATCCTGCGACGACGCCGTGAAACCGCCCGCCGACTCCACCACCTTGCCGATCACGCCGCGCAGATCGTCCATCATCCGCTTGATGCCGGCGGCGAGCTGATCGATCGGCTCGTTGCCGGACACGTTGACCGAGCCGGTCAGATCGCCCGCCGCGGCCTTGCTGACCACGTTCAACAGCGCCGCGACCTTGCGCTGATCGTCGTCCGCGCGGCGGCGCACGCGCTCTTCCAGTTCGACCTGGGCGGTGACGTCGGTGGCGAACTTGATCACCTTATGAAGCCGGCCGCCGACGTCGAAGATCGGGTTGTAGGTGGCCTGAATCCACACGGCGCGGCCGCCTTTGGCGATGCGCTTGTAGCGCCCCGCATCGAATTCGCCGCGATTGAGCTTGGCCCAGAAATCGCGGTATTCCGCGCTGGCCGTATACGCCTCGTCGCAAAACTGGCGGTGATGCTTGCCCTGGATCTCGTCGAGCCGGTAACCGAGCGTGTCGAGGAAGTTCTGGTTGGCGAACAGCACCATGCCGGACAGATCGAATTCGATCACGGCCTGGGCGCGGTCGAGCGCGCGCACCTTGCCCTCGTATTCGGCGTTCTGCTGGCGCGTCGCGGTGATGTCGGTGGCGAACTTGATGACCTTGTAAGGCTTGCCGTCCGCGTCGAACACCGGGTTATACGAGGCGTTGATCCAGATCTCGCGGCCGCCCCGGCCGACGCGCTGGTACTCGCCATGATCGAACTCGCCGCGCGCAAGCTTCTCCCAGAACTGGCGATACGCGGCGCTATCGGCGTAAGCGGGTTCGCAAAACATGCGGTGATGCTGGCCGCGGACCTCGTCGAGCGTGTAGCCGAGGGTCTTCAGGAAGTTGTCGTTGGCATGCAGGACGATACCGTGCAGATCGAATTCGATCACGGCCTGAACACGATTTAGCGCAGCGCTGACCGCGCTGAGCTCGGTCATTTCCAGGTGCCGCTCGGGCGTTGAATGTTCCACTTCGTTCTCCTCGTTGAACGCGCGTGAAGAAAACCAAAACACGCCGGCACCTCACTCGCTACGAGGGGGCCGGATCGTGCTTTCTCTCAGGTTATGTAGTTTGTTTGCCGTGCCGGAGAAGTGCCTCCCTGCGACGATCTTCGCGTCGACGCCCTTGCACTTCACTAGCACTGCATGAGGTATATCGGCGGACAAAGATGCAATCTTTATACCGGATTAACCCTGAATTTTCGTCATGCCGATTTTTTCTTTCTATTCCTCAGCAATCGTTTGCCAACGATTGTTTATCGAGTGCTGATTCGGCGATTATTATTTCTTGAGGGATGGCTTTTAAACAGGCGATCTGGTATTTGACTCAACCGCGCAGCGCCATAGATATCCCCTTCAACCCCGCCTCCAGTTCAGTACGCGTCGGCCAGCCGTAGCCCAGCCGGAAATAGGCATCTGACATCTCAAACCAATGACCCGGGCCGACGTAGGTTCCCTGCACGTCGATCAGCCGCCGATAGAACGCGTCGGTGCCGCCGGCCGGCTCCACGCGCATGCGCGGAAAGCAGACCACGCCGCCTGAGGGCGCCACCCACTCCAGGCAGGCCTCATTGGCGATCCACTCCGTGACCAGCGCAAGACGGCTGCGCATTTCCGCGAGGGTCGGCTCCAGAATGGCCGCGCGTCGCGCGAGGATCTGCTCGCCCACCCATTCGTCGATCACGCTGCCGCAGATGCTGACCTGCTCTTTTGCCGCGAGGAAGAGCTGCTGCAAATGCGCGTCTTTCGTCACGATCCATCCCAGCCGGATGCCCGGCACGCCATACGCTTTCGATAACGACGACACGCTGATGACATGCGAGCCCAGCGATGCCGCCAACGGCAATGTCCGGCCGAACGACAGATCGCGATAGGTTTCGTCGACCAGCAGATAGCAGCCGTGCCTGCGCGCGAGTTCGACGAGCCCGTGCAGTTCGCCCTCGGAATACATGACGCCGGTGGGATTGTGCGGACACGTCACGCTGATGACTTTCGTGGATGGCGTGATCGCGGCGGCAAGCTTGTCGAAGTCGATCGCAAAGCCTTCTTCGAACAGCAGATCGACACAGGTGACCCGGCAGCCAATGGCTTTCGGCGTCTCCAGATTGGTGGCGTAGTTCGGGCGCACGACGACCAGATGGTCGTACGAACTGAGCAGCGCGGTGGCGATGATAAAGAGCGCTCCGGCCGCGCCGGTCGTGACCAGCACATCGTCGACGCTCACGCCGGTGTTGTCGCCGGCGATCAATGCGCGTAGCGACGCGCCGCCACGGTGTTCGCCGTACAGCAGCTTGAGGTCGGGAATCTGCAGATTCAGGCCGGCGAGCGTCTGGTCGGCCACCGAGCTTTCCGACAGGTTGTAGCGAATCCGCCCATAACCGTACTCCTCGGGCGATTCGGTTTCGATGGGCATGCGGACGTATTTCATAGGCCTCTCCATAAGATGAAGGGCTTATCGTGCCCGTGCCTGAAATTTGCCACCATCCCTCTCGAGAGGGGGCATGGGCAAACTCAGTGACGCTCGCGATACAGCGCAAACAACTCGGCAAGCGTGCCGATGCCGAGCTTGCGAAAGATCTGTTTGCGATGATCCTTGACGGTGTGGCCGCTGATGCCGAGACGAAGCGCAATCGCTTCGGAACCGCAACCGCTTAGAAGCAGTTCGGTCACTTCAAGCTCGCGGCGTGACAAGCGCGCCCTGGATACCGCCGTGCCGCGTAGCGGCAAGCGGTCGAGGAGAACGGACTGGCGCTCGAACGCGGCTGCAATCGGCCCACGCAATGCGGAGAGTTCATGCAGCCTGCCGGCCGACAATCCACGTGCTGCGCGTTCACGGTAGATGCCGAACTCCACCACACCCTGGCATGCCTCGAAATACAGGCCGATTTCTTCGAGCCTTTCCGGCCAGCCGATGGTGCGGTAGCCGAGTTCCTCATCCGGGTTCTCGATCAGATACCGCCGCAGACTTGCACCGATGTTCTGCGTCCCGATGCGAAAATCGCAGGCGCGAAACACACCGGGCCCATGGGAGAACTGCAGGACCGGATTCAGACGGTACGTCATGGCGACGTAGTTTTGCACGCCCTCTTTGCCGCCTGCCGCGGCAAAATTATCGAACATCAGTACAGGGCCGTTGTCGCGCCGGTGGATCACGACGGTCGCCAGATCGAAGTCCAGCCAGGCGAGCACCGCGCCTGCCGCGCGCGCGGCAAAGTCCGGTTCGCCGATCGCCCCGATGACATGCTCGAGGACAGCCTCCTGCGTGTGCCGTGACATCTGCATACGGCCTCCTGCCCAAGTTGATTTTCACGCCCGACGCGTTCGTGCAACAGGCCAACGCCTTCGATTTATTCCTGCAACGTTCCGACCACCTCGTCGTAGCGCAGCGCCCCGCTGTTGATATTGACTTCGCGCCTGAAGACAATCTGCTGTCCGGCGAACTCGCATACGACGGTGTCGCGGAAGGCGGTCTCGGCGAATATCCAAGTCATCTGCAGACGCGAAGTATCCAGCCAGCACGCTCGCGCAAGCACGGGACTGCCGCGCAGATGATAGCCGTGATGGAGGTCGCTACCCGGCATCTCATTCGGACTCTCGATCCAGCGGTCGAAACCCGCGACGATGACATGCTGCCCGTCCGCATCGTCGAGACGCAGTGTGCAGTCGCCGTCTGTGAATGCAAGCTGCAGTGCCCGAATACCCTGCGCGTTCGGCTGCATGACAAAGCGCCTTGTACTCGCGCCTGAACGCGCGGCGCCGCCGTTCGTGTCCGACGCTTGCGTCGCCCGCAGATACGGCGCTTTCCACGCAACCGGCGCGTCCTCTTTTTGCCATTCGACAATCCGGGCGCCGAGTCTCGCATCGGCAGCGGGCCCATCCGTCAGCACCGCATCGAACGCCGCTGGAAAGTACCGATCGATGAAGGGCCTGAGCTTCGCACTGCCCTTGATCGCGCCGGTCACGGCCAGCGTCGCACCGTGCGCGGGAAACACCACGGCCATCTGCACAAACTTGCCGATCGCGCTATACGATCCGCCGTCCGGACTCGTCCACCAGTGATATCCGTAGCGTCCCGACTCCACATGCGCGCGGGTCGCCTCCGCCACCCACGCCTCGGAAAGCACGCGCTTGCCCTCCCAGACGCCGTTTTGCGCATGCAGGATGCCGAGCTTGAGCATGTCCGCTGTTTTCGCTATCAGCCCATTGCCGCCCGGATTGATGCCATCGGGACCGATGTCCCACGACTCGCCTTTGATGCCCAAAGGCTCGAGCAGTCGCGGCTTGAGGTAATCGTGCAGGGTCTCTCCCGTCGCGCGGCTCAGGATCGCCGACAACATATAGCTGGCCGCGCTCGTGTACAGAAAGGCGCCTCCCGGTTTATCGACAATAGGAATCCTGAAGAACGCCTCTGTCCAGCTCGTGCCCAGCGCGCGCCATTGCGCACCGGATGTCTCGCCGGCGTGACCCACACGCATCGTAAGCAGATCCTCGATCGTCATGGCCGCGAGCCAGTCGCTCACGCCTGCCGGCAGCGCCTCGGGGAAGAACGACACCACCTTGTCGTCGAGGCGAAAGCGTCCTTCCTCGAGCGCGAGGCCGATCGCGCAAGCCGTAAAGCTTTTCGCCACGGAATGCAGATTGCGCGGACGGTCCGCGCGGTACGGCCAACGCCATGCCTCCGTCACCACGTGAGCGTTGCGGTGAATCATCAGCGCATGCAGGTCGAGGTCCGCCGCTTCGACCGCATCCAGGAAGGCGACGATCGCGTCAGCGTCCACACCCATGGAAGACGGGGTCGCACGCGCCAGGCCATCCAGCGCCGTGCCACTTAAACCGGCTGATGCCTTCACACCACGATCAAGAAAAGAATCTGACATTTTGTCTGGAGATTGAATAACGTTGGACAGCGGCACCCATGCGCGAACCCGCCATGCGACGGCACGTCCCTATGCAAAGGCCTCACCTAACCTGAACACGGAGACCGCCTCTCTTAGCGAGTGTGCCTGATCCGCCATGGCCTGCGCCGCCGCGGCGGCCTCTTCCACCAGCGCGGCGTTACGCTGGGTCACCTCGTCCATCTGCCTCACAGCCTGGTTGACCTGCTCGATACCGCGGCTCTGCTCCACCGAGGCCGAGGAGATCTCGCCCATGATATCGGTCACGCGCCGCACCGAAACGACGATCTCGTCGATCGTCCCGCCGGCCTGGCCCACCAGCGTCGAGCCCACCTTGACGCGCCGGACCGACTCGCCGATCAACGCGCCGATCTCTCTCGCGGCAGCCGCGCTACGTTGTGCAAGCGTGCGCACTTCGCCGGCCACCACCGCAAAACCGCGGCCCTGTTCGCCCGCGCGCGCCGCCTCGACGGCGGCGTTCAGCGCCAGAATGTTGGTCTGAAACGCGATGCTCTGGATCACGTCGACGATCGCCGCCACTTGGCCCGAGCTCTCGGAGATACCCTGCATCGTTTCCACGACCTGCACGACAAACTGTCCGCCGCGCGCGGCAGCTTCCGATGCGACCTCGGCCAGCATCACCGCCTGCTTCGCGCTCTCGGCGTTGTGACGCACTGTCGACGTGAGTTCTTCCATGCTGCTGGCGGTTTCTTCAAGCGACGCCGCCTGTTCTTCGGTGCGTCGCGAGAGATCGGTATTGCCTTGCGAGATCTCGTCGGCCGCCACCGAGATCGACTCTCCCGAGGTCTTGATGCCGACGACCGTGTCGCAAAGTTGCCGGTCCATTTTACGCAGCGCGTCGAGAAGCTGGCCGAACTCGTCGCGCGATTCCACATGGATCCGGTTATCGAGCCGACCATCCGCAATGTGATTGGCGACGCTGACCGCGTGCCTTAACGGCGTCGAAATCGCTCTGACCAGGTAGATCGACACGCCGATCGCCGCCGCGACGCCGGCCACGACCAGCGAAATGGCAATCAGGATCTGCGTGCGAAACGTCGCGGCGCTGTCGCTCGCGATCTGTTTCGTCTGCGTCAGGTTCAAGGCGGCGTCTTCATCCAGCGCCTTTTGCAAGGTGTGGGAGATCGGCACCATCCCGTTGATCGATGCCGTCACGTCAGTGAAGTTTTCAGCCTTCGCCGCGTTCAGCGCCGCATCGGTGAGGTGGTTGAACGGTGGTAGCGCGTCGTTGATGCGGTTTGCGATGGCGCGTTCCTTGTCATTGAACGCGCCATGCAGGAAGTACTCGCTCCACGCCGCGGCCATGCGCGCCTGATCGGTACGGATCTTCGCCATCATCTCCGCTGCGTGCGCGGCGCTGCCGGCGCCCTGCATGGCTCTGAGCTGCAAGCGGATATCGAGTTGCGCGACCCGCACGTCGCACAACTCGGCAATCGGCGTGACCTTGCCGTCATACAGACCGCTCATGTCCGAAGTCAACCGCCACAAGCTCACGACACCGAACGCCCCAATGCCGACCATCAGCGACACGGAGACGCCGAACGCAAGGATGATCCGGAAGCGGATCGTGTGAAAGAACGGATTCACCAGGGTCCTGTCAGGAGGCATTGGGCAGTGGGCAAAGCGCTCGCAGCGCGGCGCGATCCTCTCATGCCGTCAATGCGACCGGCTGCTGCGCCGTAGACGTTGCCACGGACGCTGCGGTCGCGGTTGTGGTCGCGGTTGCCGCAGCCGTTGCGGGCACAACGAACTGATACAGGTTCTTCGGATCCAGCGGCGCCGGAATCAGTTCGATATGCTCACCGATGTTGCGCGCGTCGGTCACGTCGCGCAGATAGCGCAGCGCCGAGAAATCCTCCAGCGCGAAACCGACCGAATCGAACACGGTCACCTGGGCCGCATCCTGCCGCCCCGCCACTTCACCCGACAACACGCGCCACAACTCCACCACCGGAAAATCCGCCGGCAGTTGCTGGATATCGCCCTCGATGCGCGTCTGCGGCTCGAACTCCACAATCACGCGCGCGCCTCTCAACACATCCGCGTGCAGTTCGGTCTTGCCCGGGCAGTCGCCGCCCACGGCGTTGATATGCATGCCCGGTTCGATCATGTCGGGCGTCAGGATGGTCGCGTTGGTCTTGTCGGCGGTGGCCGTCGTGACGATGTCCGCGCCGCGTACGGCCTCGGCCGCACTGGCGGCCCGAACGATCTTCAGGTCCTTGAAGCCGGCCAGGTTGCGGATCAGCTTGTCGGTTGCCGCGGGATCGATATCGAACACGCGCACTTCGTTCACGCCGAGTATCGCCTTGAACGCGAGCACCTGGAATTCGCTTTGCGCGCCGTTGCCGATCAGGGCCATCGAGCGTGCATCCGGCCGCGCCAGCGCTTTCGCTACCAATGCCGAAGTCGCGGCAGTGCGCAATGCCGTCATGATGGTGAATTCGCTGAACAGCACCGGGAAACCGGACT
Coding sequences:
- a CDS encoding SH3 domain-containing protein; this encodes MRRQFVQCCYAGLTSLLLVPAAAFAQTQAVTNGPVNLRAGPARDYPVVSQLPGGAPVTVMGCVAGYSWCDVALPNLRGWVYAGRISYPYQGNPVPVLNYGTVIGLPIVTFSIGTYWGNYYRGRPWYRDQSRWAHRPPPRPPHSGAGRPPGRPPGPPPGGPGGKPPGGRPPGNAGGRPPGNAGGRPPGGQPPGGQRPGAGGQRPGGSGGSGGRPPGGGGRPGGGGGGGKQGRPPQGN
- a CDS encoding lysozyme inhibitor LprI family protein, whose translation is MKIFRTATLASLLLIHLPAHATSFDCNKGRSVPEQLICHRADLSTLDDLLGKLYRQARRAVANPKAFRADSDSKWAWREANCSDEACLKTWYTGRIEELQRLLASLPQGGPAAQPDKPDQPAPGSHELSRDPDRRAIAHAQPDAGKADTADAANAARAATAANAATATVALQCTSADPGITLHDQCATVLKQDTRWQYPPHSGDWFCGLANVAQSPAEPVAEPVAEQ
- a CDS encoding chemotaxis protein CheW; amino-acid sequence: MDINATSASSSAVELFGSFHLGETELALPVAALQEVVNYPSAVTPVPLAPTHLLGLFNLRGTLIPIVDLRQLLHLPDDTARAASKIAIVELGDVRVGLQFDTTGEILRVPAAQKTTFERTDHAPPIICGALKLDGGERILQILSAAALLGLPDVPQLHHRAAATERRVQQAQRRQTVSFRVAGAHLALPMAAIQEIIRVPAMHPSPLADEVCIGMLNLRGTTVPVIDFARFMGLARDDATASGHAAASDERRIVVLNQYDVHVGLMVDEVRSIVGYRDDELMVMPAYSRRHVALFAGCLGNEGRDSIILLSPDALCTHPQIAAVAQGHRDLYRDRTQTEASNRRGGTRETYVTFRLGHLLGVRIGQLREVIDYSDEIVATPGAPAFVRGVLHLRRELLTVIDVRAMYGMPPYEDPTHAKILIVEHRGEKYGLVVDAVDNIVTIESGSRIPVPAMLTRQLGNGWGNGMTEAVELPGRGTLMLIDLATLCERVAVESVA
- a CDS encoding chemotaxis protein CheD; this encodes MTDDVREIQVHMCAIGIGQGRDVLRATLGSCVGIGLLWRERAIYGLAHCLLPDAPTRPEGNGAKYVTQAIPSLLRLMQVERASHDALEAVLAGGANMVHYERRPAHAPIGEQNVRTAQQLLAALGVRVVHVDVGGECGRQLLIDCHQHAFAVKKFTRTL
- a CDS encoding CheR family methyltransferase, which encodes MDTEREVDQATRRAFFDQVRRHTGIAMSERKWTLLEGRLRRRLRELALTGYRDYLHVLEAKPDEVRDFIDLVTTNETSFFRTPRIWEYFAGQFLPRWFDAHADTPLRVWSAAASSGEEAYTVAMLCEEFRSRHPAFRYRILATDIGDAILRKAAAAHYQGRSIDGLQQSHPELLAKYFVAADGGFSAGPALRANVSFRRYNLHEPPRDIGAMDVTLLRNVLIYFDTDGQQAVLENVRRAMAPEGVLIVGESESLSRFEMGFAFEQPLIYRNGRRP
- a CDS encoding methyl-accepting chemotaxis protein, with product MEHSTPERHLEMTELSAVSAALNRVQAVIEFDLHGIVLHANDNFLKTLGYTLDEVRGQHHRMFCEPAYADSAAYRQFWEKLARGEFDHGEYQRVGRGGREIWINASYNPVFDADGKPYKVIKFATDITATRQQNAEYEGKVRALDRAQAVIEFDLSGMVLFANQNFLDTLGYRLDEIQGKHHRQFCDEAYTASAEYRDFWAKLNRGEFDAGRYKRIAKGGRAVWIQATYNPIFDVGGRLHKVIKFATDVTAQVELEERVRRRADDDQRKVAALLNVVSKAAAGDLTGSVNVSGNEPIDQLAAGIKRMMDDLRGVIGKVVESAGGFTASSQDIAGRANTVASGAQLLGATVEEMNASIEELTASINSIADNSRSADNLAKDTQQEAERGAKAIARSIEAMELINKSSEDISEIIKVIGEIASQTNLLAFNAAIEAARAGEHGLGFSVVADEVRKLAERSSQATKEISKLINESVKRVTQGSEISKQAGEAFDKIVNGVSRTTHAISEISCGADEQLIAAREVSAAIQQVAEETEKSAGACDTIARASATLMQGAETLDQTVTRFVV
- a CDS encoding aminotransferase class I/II-fold pyridoxal phosphate-dependent enzyme, whose amino-acid sequence is MKYVRMPIETESPEEYGYGRIRYNLSESSVADQTLAGLNLQIPDLKLLYGEHRGGASLRALIAGDNTGVSVDDVLVTTGAAGALFIIATALLSSYDHLVVVRPNYATNLETPKAIGCRVTCVDLLFEEGFAIDFDKLAAAITPSTKVISVTCPHNPTGVMYSEGELHGLVELARRHGCYLLVDETYRDLSFGRTLPLAASLGSHVISVSSLSKAYGVPGIRLGWIVTKDAHLQQLFLAAKEQVSICGSVIDEWVGEQILARRAAILEPTLAEMRSRLALVTEWIANEACLEWVAPSGGVVCFPRMRVEPAGGTDAFYRRLIDVQGTYVGPGHWFEMSDAYFRLGYGWPTRTELEAGLKGISMALRG
- a CDS encoding helix-turn-helix transcriptional regulator — translated: MSRHTQEAVLEHVIGAIGEPDFAARAAGAVLAWLDFDLATVVIHRRDNGPVLMFDNFAAAGGKEGVQNYVAMTYRLNPVLQFSHGPGVFRACDFRIGTQNIGASLRRYLIENPDEELGYRTIGWPERLEEIGLYFEACQGVVEFGIYRERAARGLSAGRLHELSALRGPIAAAFERQSVLLDRLPLRGTAVSRARLSRRELEVTELLLSGCGSEAIALRLGISGHTVKDHRKQIFRKLGIGTLAELFALYRERH